The genomic interval ATCACGCGCAACACCACCATCCCCACCTCCAAGACACAGGTGTTCAGCACGGCCTCCGACAATCAGCCCAGCGTGGAGATCAACGTGCTGCAGGGCGAACGCCCCATGTCCGCCGACAACCGCCAGCTGGGCAAGTTCGTGCTGGACGGCATCCTGCCCGCCCCGCGCGGCATCCCCCAGATAGAGGTGACCTTCGACGTCGATGCCAACGGCATCCTCAACGTCAAGGCGCGCGACAAGGGCACCGGCAAGGAACAGAAGATAACCATCACCGTCTCTACAGGCCTTTCCAAGGAAGATATCGACAAGATGCAGAAAGAGGCCGAGGCTCATGCCGCCGAAGACACCAAGCGCAAGGAAGAAGCCGAGGCGCGCAATATGGCCGACAGCATGGCTTATCAGGCCGAGAAGATGCTGGCGGATAACAAAGACAAGATACCTGCCGATATCGCTACCGAGATAACAGATAAGGTGAGTGAGCTCAAGCAGGCCATCACGGCAAACGATACCTCGCGCATGAAGAGCGCCACAGAGGAACTCTCGAAGGCTATGCAGAAGGCCGGAAGTCACGTCTATGGACAGCAAGGTGGCCAGGGCCAACAGCCTCCTCCTCAGGGCGGAGAGCAGGGTGACACCGAACCGCCTCCCGGTGGCAAACCCGACGAGGGCACCGTTGAAGGCGAATTCCGTGAGGTCTAGCGTTTAGACCACGGTGAGGCTATAATATAGCTGGTGAAAAAACGAAGGGCTGGAGACATTTTTCCAGCCCTTCGCTCCTAAGTCCGAATTATTCTCATCCTGAGTCCGCCACAGGCGGGCGAAGGATCTGGCAAGACAGTAACTTTTCCTATGGACATAAGGGATGAGGTCGAGCCTTCGGCATTAATAACAATGCCTACCTGAGGAAAGAGTATCGGTTTGGCAACAACTCGCGACCATTACAGGGTTCTTACGGTGCGCCGTGATGCGAGCACCCCGCAGATAAAAGCGGCCTTCCGCAAAAAGGCCATGCGCTATCATCCCGACCACAATCCGGGAAAAGAGGCCTGGGCCAACAAGAAGCTGAAGGGCATCATCGAGGCTTATGAGGTACTGAGCGACCCCGCCCGGCGCAAGCTCTACGACCGCCGGCTCGCTCAGGCTGAGGAAACCTCTGTTCGCATGGAGATGCACCGCAGGCCGAAGTCCACCAGGCAGTACATGGTTAACATAATGCGCCACCAGGCGGTGCCCGGATGGGCCAGGACGGCGGCCTTCGCATACGTATTTTTCGACTATTTTTCCAAGGAATCCAGAAGGGCGAAATAGGGGCTGACATGGCTATAAAACGCGATTATTATGAAGTGCTGGGCGTGAGCAGGGACGCCAGCGAAGATGATATCAAGAAGGCTTTCCGCAAACTGGCCTTCCAGTATCATCCGGATAAAAATGCTAGGGACGGCGCATCAGACAAGTTCAAGGAAGCCAGCGAGGCCTACCAGGTGCTGTGCGACCCCGAAAAGCGCCGCGCCTACGACCGCTTCGGGCACGCCGGAGTGGACGGGGCTTCACGCGGCTTCGAGGACTTCGGTTTCGGCGGCATGGGCGGCGGCGTGGGCAGCATTTTCGAGGATTTTTACAATTTTTTCAGCGATGCGGCCACCACCAGCCGCACCGCCCCGGTGCGCGGCGGCGACATACAGTACCTGCTGGAACTCACCTTCGAAGAAGCCGCCCTCGGCGTGGATAAAGAACTGCGCATCACCCGCACCGAAAACTGCTCGGTGTGCCATGGCAGCGGCGCCAAACCCGGCACGCAGCCTGTACAGTGCCCCGAGTGCAAGGGGAGCGGCAGGGTGCAGCGCGTGCAGCAGAGCCTTTTCGGACGCTTTACCAATATCGCCGCCTGTCCCAGGTGCGGCGGCAGCGGCAAGATAGTCACTGAAGCCTGCACCCATTGCCACGGCAGCGGGCACGAGCGCTTCGAGCGCAGCATCAATCTCACCATTCCGGCTGGTGTGGATAACGGCATGAACCTTCAGATGAGCGGCCAGGGCAACGCCGGCGAGCGCGGCGGCATGGCAGGCAACCTCATCGTGGGCTTACAGGTGAAACCGCACGAGTTTTTCCGCCGCGAGGACAGCAATATCGTTTACGACCTCAAAGTAAACTTCGCGCAGGCGGCTCTGGGCGCGGACGTCACCATTCCCACGCTCTACGGCGACATGCCTCTCAAAGTTCCGGCGGGCAGCCAGGCGGGAGAGGTGTTCATACTCAAGGGCAAGGGCATCCCGCATTTCCGCCGCTCAGGCAAGGGCGATCAGCTGGTGCGGCTCGTCGTGGCGACGCCCGAAAAGCTGACCAAAGAACAGAAGCGCCTCTTCGAGGAGTTGGCCGATAGCTTCGAGGGCAAAAAGAAGAAGAAAGAATCGGAATAGACTCTCACCTATCGATAGAATCAAAGAGGCCGTGCTGGAAAAGCGCGGCCTCTTTTTATGGGTGACAAGGAGTTGCTTTTGAACTCATCGAAAGTACAGGCCGACGTGAGAATATCGGACATCGGCAAGCCGATTAGTAGAGTCGGACGCCGATTAATACCGTGTTTTTTATCCCATGTAAAATCTGGCTGTGCACATTTCCCCGCCCCGCCAGATTCTTCGGCCATCCAATATGGCCTCCAGAATGGACAGACCGTGCGATATTCTATGCTGGAAGCCGCGATGGGCGGCTGAAGCATCTGGAGGGGCATGGCATTCTCGCCAATAGAATCATGAAGAAGGGTGACTACTTGGCGGAGATTGCCGTGTCGTCCGATTGAATCGGGTCCCCTCGCAATGGCAGGTATATATGCCTAGTGCCTGTGCCTGCCCCTGCCGGAGAAGAGTTTCCAGCGCCGTCCCGCCAGTTCGTGGCGGCAACTGGTGCCCAGTATCTCCGGTATGACATCGCATACAGCAGCGCCCTGGTAAAGAATGCGGTAGATTTTCTCAGTGATAGGCATTTCCAGATTGAGCAATTTGGCCTGGTCCCATACGGCGGCGGTGGTAGCGACACCCTCGGCCACGCCCGTCATCGATGCCTGTATTTCGTCCAGCGGTCTTCCCCTGGTAAGTTCCATGCCTACCTGGTGGTTACGGCTGAGGTTCGAAGCGCAGGTGGCGATAAGGTCCCCCAGCCCGGCCAGCCCGGAAAGCGTCATGGGGCTGGCTCCCAGTGCCACGCTGAAGGCGGCCATCTCAGTCAGTCCTCGCGTGATGAAAGCGGCTTTGGCGTTGTCGCCGTAGCCCAGCCCGTCCACCATGCCCGCCCCCAGGGCGATGACGTTCTTGAGCGCCCCGCCCAGCTCCACGCCTATCATGTCGTGGTTGGTATAGACCGAGAAGTTCGGCCCGCTGAAGAGTTTCTGCGCCTTCTGGGCGACGGCCTCGTTTTTGGCGGCCACCACGGCAGCGGCGGGCAGGTCATCCAGGACCTCGCGGAACAGGTTAGGCCCCGATATAACGCAGATATTCTTGTGATAAACGGGGTCTATTTCGTCGGCGATGACTTGGGACATGCGCTTGTTGGAACCGATTTCGAGGCCTTTGGCGGCGCTGACGATGAGCTTATAGGTCTTCAGATATGGTTTGATGATGCGCATGTTCTGGCGCATGGTCTGGGACGGCACAGCCATGATGACAACGCTTGCGAGGGACATCGCCTCTTTAACCGAAGAGGTGACGCTGAGAGAGGGGGGGAACGCGGTGTTGCCCATTACATGACGGTCGGGGCCCTTGCTGCGCAGCTTTTCGGCCTCTTCCTCGGTGCGCGCCCACAGCTTGACGTCGGTTCCCCGGCGGGCTAGCAGTATGGCCAGAGTCATGCCCCAGCTGGTAGTGCCGATAACGCAGATTTTGGCCATGCTCTTGTTAATCTCTCAATAAAAGAGCCGGAACGCCTCAGGCCGCCATGCCGGAACGCGAGGCGGCCTTCTGGTTCAGCTTGCGTTCCTTGCCGGAGAGCAGGCGCTTGATGTTGTCGCGGTGGGCGATCAATATAATGAGCGCGCCGATGAGGACGTAATAGAGGTATTCGATGGGTACTCCGTAAATCACGGTGAGAGGTATCATGATAGCGTAGGCGCTGACCACGCCGGTGATGCTGCCGAGTGAGGCGAACCCGGAGAGTCCGGCGCTTATGATGAGTATTTCTCCGCCGAAGAGGGCGGCTACCGGGCTGATGACGGCCAGACCGCCGATGAAAGTGGCCACGCCGCGCCCGCCCTTGAATTTGGCGAACACCGGGAAGATGTGACCCATGATAGCGCATAAACCGGCCAATGACTGGGCAGCCAGTCTTCCCAGGTTGAGATTACCCATACTCAGATTGCCGTCGCCTACGATAGCACCGGCGAGCAGCACGGCCACGGCAGCCTTGAGCACGTCGCCTGCGGCCACCATGACGAAGGCCTTGCGCCCCAGCGTGCGCAGCACGTTAGTGCCGCCGGTGCGGCCGCTGCCGTAGTTGCGGATATCGACCTTGGCCTGCATCTTGCTTACGATAAGCCCGAAGGGAATCGAACCCAGAAGATAGCCGATGAGGGCTACCAGAATGAACCTGGCGACTATCATTTCTTCTCACCTCTGGTCTTAAAAATGAGGCGCAGCGGTGTACCTTCGAAACCGAAATTACGACGGAGTTGGTTTTCCAGATAGCGCTGATACGAGAAGTGCATCAGCGCGGCGTCATTAACGAAGAAAACGAAGGTCGGGGGGTTGACTTCCGCCTGAGTGGCGTAGAAAAATTTTAGAAGATGCATGCCTTTATGAGGGGGGGTATGCGCTGCCAGCACCTGCTGTACCGTGCTGTTGAGTTCGGCTGTGCCGATGCGCTTGAGCCTTTGGTTGTAGACCTCTATTGCCTGAGGCATAATGTCGGATATACCTGTACCGTCCATGGCTGATGTGTAGAGGATGGAGGCATACCGCATGAACTTCAGATTGGCCCGCAGGCAGCGGGTGACTTCATTCTTGTCCAAAGTCTTAGCCAGGTCCCATTTGTTCACTACAATAATAACGCCCTTAAAGGCCTGCTGAATATATCCGGCGACGTGTAAGTCCTGTGCCGTAACCAGTTCGCCGGCATCGAGTACCAGGAGAGCTATATCTGCGCGGTCAATGGCTTCAAGCGAGCGGATGACGCTGTATTTGTCCACCCCGCCGCCCTGACGACCCCGCCTTTTGATGCCAGCCGTATCTATAAGTATAACGCTTTGACCGCCAAAGTCAATAGCGGTATCGATGGCGTCGCGCGTTGTTCCCGGGATGGCGCTCACGATGACGCGCTCCTCACCCAGCAGGCGGTTGAGTATCATGGACTTGCCCACGTTGGGCCGCCCCACGATGGCAATTTTGAGTCCCTCAGCGGGTTTGACGGCGGTAGCGGCGGGAGAGGCCGGCAGGCGCGCCAGCAGGGCGTCCAGCAGGTCGTTGATGCCCCTGCCGTGATAGGCGCTGATGGCTATAGGCTCGCCCAGACCCAGGCGCGAAAACTCGGGCGCGGCCATGTCCAGCTTATCGTTATCGGCCTTATTAACCACCAGCATCACGCGCTCCTTGACCGGGCGCAGCAGGGTTGCCAGGTCCTGGTCGCTGGGCATCAGGCCGTCCTTGGCGTCCACTAGGAAGAGTATCTGGTCGGCTTCTACGATGGCGATGTCCACCTGGCGGTTGATTTCCGAGGTGAAAGAGGAACTCCCCTTGGCCTCCACTCCGCCCGTGTCGATGACGGTGAACTCTTTATCCAGCCAGCTCACGTCGGCTGTGAGGCGGTCGCGCGTGGTCCCGGGCAGGTCCTCCACGATAGCGATGCGCCGGCCGGCCAGGCGGTTGAGCAGCGTGGACTTGCCCACGTTCTGCCGCCCGACGATGGCCACCAGCGGCCGCGTGTGGGGAAGACGAGTTTCACTCTTGGGAGCGTTTTGATTATTTGCATCCATGATTTTTAATTCTCATTTTGATTTTAATAACAAGTCCCCAAAATTTCCTTGTCATTGTCGGGCTTGACCCGACAATCCAGCAGTCTCAGTGTTTATCTGGATTCCCGCTTTCGCGGGAATGACAATATTATCTTGTTGCTGTGTGAATGACAGTTTAAGCTTGAGAGCGACACAATCTAGCGGCAGCTCTGCAGGATGCCAGTTCCGCCAAGAAGCTGCGCCAGCACTGCTTTTTGCGCGTGCAGGCGGTTCACGGCCTGGTCGAATACCACCGAGGCGCGGCTCTCGATAACCTCGTCCGAGACTTCCTGCCCTCGATGCGCCGGCAGGCAGTGCATGAAGATGGCTTCAGGGTCGGCCAGCGACATCAGCGCGCTGTCCACCTGGAAGCCCGTAAAGGCCTTGATGCGCGCAGTGTTTTCCGCTTCCTGCCCCATGCTGGTCCATGTGTCGGTATAGACCACGTCGGCACCCCTCACCGCGAGGCGCGGGTCATGCCCGGTTTCGATTTCGGAGCCGCTGTTTTCCGCCGATATTTGAGCCCGCTCCATGATGTTGCTGTTGAGCTCGTAACCTTCGGGCGTGGCGATGTTAAAGTTCATGCCCGCCAGAGCGCAGGCCAGGGCTAAACTGGCGGCCACGTTGTTGCCGTCGCCGATGAAAGTCAGAGTCAGCCCCTTGAGGTCTCCCTTGTTTTCAAAAATGGTGAGCAGGTCGGCCAGCGCCTGGCAGGGGTGCTCCCGGTCGGAAAGGGCGTTGATGATGGGGATGTCGGCGTATCTGCCGAGAACCTCAAGCGTTTCATGGCTGAAAACGCGGGCGGCCAAGACGTCCACGTATGTTGCCAGCACGCGCGCCACGTCCGGCACCGATTCGCGCTTGCCCAGACCCACTTCGGCAGGCGAAAGGTATATCACCTGGCCGCCGAGCTGGCGCATGGCCATTTCGAAGCTGACACGGGTGCGCAGCGATGGCTTTTCAAAGAGCAGCGCCAGCGTCTTATTGCTGAGCGCGGTCGTCCAGCCCATGGATTTCAGCTCAACGGCATCGGCCAGAAGCAGCTTCAGGTCGGTGCTGGAGAGGTCGGATATGGAAAGAAAATCCTTCGTCTGCATAAGTCACCCCGTCAGTGTAAGTGCCTAAGTATAGCATACAAAAGGGGGTGGGGGATGGGCGATAAGCCTATGAGAGCTACGCCTTGCGCTTCTGCACCAGCTTGTAAATATCCTGTTGGGGTAAATATTCCATAATAATGCCTCAAGAACTTTGTATAATACGTTAAATCACAACCCCGCCTTACGCTTCTAGGAGAGTTGCGAAAGCCGTTGGTTTACTTGACTCAGGGACTATAATAAGCAATGGAGGTATAACAATTATGCATTCAGAGAAAACTATTGATGGAGTCTGGACAGAATTAAAACAATTGGAAGGCACGGATGTCGAAACCCTTTGTCAAAATTCTAAAAACCATATTTTCAAGTTCAATGATAAAGAAATGATTCGGTATGCAGATCCGCCCCGGGGAAGAGGGGCTGCCACGGCAGTTCCCCGAAGAACATTTAAAATAATTTGGGAGAACCTGGTAAAATGTGGCGAATTTGAACCCAGCATTACCCCTGCGTATAGGATTGCTTGTGCTTGTATCGCAAGGTTACCAGAGGTCGAATACTCTTGCAAAGAAAATCGTGTACATCTGTATATATTGCCACAAAGAACTCATGAGTTCGGAACGGTCAGAGAGCATTAGGATTTGTTGAGTACACAAGTGTCAATAAATTAGGAGCCAGATGTGAAAATTCTAATCAAGTTACTTCTCAATGTAGTCCTTGTGACACTCCAAGTTACTGTCCTTACCGCATGCTCTAAAACTGAAAATCAATCTGGACAAACACCATATACCCTCACAGTCACCGCTACCGTTACACCGACGACCATGTCGTCAACACCCATTCCCACACAACAAAACGACCCATACCTACAAGAACTAAGCAAAGTAGCAGGAATAAGCTCTGCCCAGATACCCCCAGGCTCTTATGTGTCTGACGCCTATCTGGGAACTAGAACTCTAACAATCAAGGGCAAAGTACTCACCATGTATTGTCAAGCTAAAACTGGAAATATAGAAGACTTTCCCCTTTTGGGCACCCATACCTATGAGTATGTTCTTTGCGGACAGTGGAACACCCAACCATCGCTGGATAACTGCTTTGAAATCTCCTTAAAGGATGTAGTCAGTGGGAGTTATTATATGGTCCCTTTTAAGAATAAAGGTAATTATGGGATTATCGTGCTTGGCGGAGATTCCTATAGGATACAGTAAAGAAAATAACGGGTAACGTCGATTGGCTGAAACTTGGCATGCGTTTCATTGAAATAAATAACTATTATTGCAATTTGAAGAGGGGGCAATCGGCCTCCGCCTGTTTACCGCCTGATACCAACTTCGCAGGCGGTTGTTTACACGAATAAACTCGTTACTTTCTATGAAGAGGGTTAATGAATCATGAGCCCGTTCTCTCGCGGGCATTCCGTGGCACCTACGCAATCCTCTCTCTGCTATAATTATCTCATGCCTGAATCTCAAAAACCCCGCCTCTTGCTCATCGACGGCAACAACCTGGTGCACCGCGCCTTCCACGCGCTTCCGCCCCTCACCGTCCGCCGCACCGGCGAGCTGGTGAACGCCGTTTACGGCTTTTCCTCCATGCTGCTCAAGGTGCTGGCCGACCAGAAGCCGACGCACTACGCCGTCGCCTTCGATAAAAAAGGGCCGACCTTCCGCCACGACATGTTCGAGGACTACAAGGCCAACCGCCCCTCCACCCCTGACGAGTTGGTGGGACAGCTTAGCCGCACGCGCGAACTGGTAAAGGATTTCAACATTCCCGTCTATGAAATGGACGGATTCGAGGCCGACGACATGCTGGGGGCCCTCTCGCACCAGGCGGCGCAGCAGGGAATAGAGACCGTCATCCTCACCGGAGACGCCGATGCCATGCAGCTCGTGGGGCCGCATGTCAGGGTGCTCTATCCGAAGACGATGGGCGAGGCGGTCTTAATGGATGCGGAGAAGGTCAAGGAAAAGTACCTCGTGCCGCCGGAGATGATAGCCGACCTCAAGGCCCTGAAGGGCGACCCATCTGACAACATCCCCGGTGTCAAGGGCATCGGCGAAAAGACGGCCGCCAAGCTCATTCAGCAGTTCGGCGGTGTGGAAGATATTTACAATCACATCGACGAGGTGACGCCGCCGCGCATACAGGACCTGCTGAGGCAGAATGAGGCTGTCGCGCGCCAGAGCAAGGCGCTGGCGACTATAGACGTAAAAGCGCCCGTGACGCTTGACCTGGAGGGCTGTCGCGTCAAAAACTTCGACCGCGAGAAAGTAGTGGCACTTTTCCGCGACCTGGAATTCTTCAAGCTGATAGACCGCCTGCCTTTAGCTCAGTCCGCTACCTCTGGAGTGCAGGGAACGCTGATGGGGGAAGCGCCGGCCGCCCCGACGCCCCGCGCCGAAGAGAAGAAGGAGTACCGGACTGTCATCACTCGCGGGGAACTCGAAGCGCTGGCGGGTCGATTGAACGAAACGAAAAACTTCGCCTTTGATGTGGTGGCGAGAGCGGGCAACCCGATGAATGCGCAACTCGTGGGTATCGCTATTTCTCCCTCATTCGGCGAGGCTTATTATATTCCACTGACGCACGCCGGACTGGAGGCAGGGCCTCAGCTTGCGCCGGACGAGGTCAAGCGCGCGCTTTCACCAGTTTTCGAGAACCTCAAAATCGAAAAATCGGCGCACAACGCCAATTTTGCCACCAGCCTGCTTTATGAGTACGGGATAGACTCGCGCAGAGTCTCATTCGACACCATGTTAGCGGCACATCTCCTGGGCGAACAGTCCCTCGAACTCAAGAGCCTGGCTCTGGGAAGGCTGGGTGTCGAGTTACCGGTTCTACCCACAGGTTCGGGAGCAAAACAAATTCCTGTATCTCACCTCTCCGTTCAGGCTGTATCTGATTACGCCTGCGCCTGCGCCGATGCCATAAGTCGCCTCTCTGTAACGCTCACAGCAGAACTTGAGAAACAGGGTCTTTTCTCGCTTTTCGAGGACCTGGAGATGCCGCTCGTGCCCGTCCTGGTGCGCATGCAGAGAAACGGCGTCATGCTGGACAGCAAGCTCCTCGAGGATATGTCGTCTCGCCTGGGGGACAGGCTTACCGCGCTGGAGAGCGAGATATACAAATGCGTCGGGCACCAGTTCAACATCAACTCGCCCAAGCAGCTCGGGCCGGTACTCTTCGAGGAATTGCATTTGCCCACCGAGCAGAAAAAGAAAGGCTCCTGGTCCACCGAAGCCGCTGTGCTGGAAGCCCTGCGCGGGGCGCACCCGGTGGTAGATTTCATACTCGAGTACCGCCAGCTTAACAAGCTCAAATCGACCTACATAGACGCTTTACCGGGGCTGGTCAATCCACGTAGCGGACGCGTGCATACCAGCTTCAACCAGATGCGCACGGCCACCGGCCGCCTCTCGTCTAGCGACCCCAATTTGCAGAACATACCTGTACGCGGCGAGCTGGGGCGCGAGATACGGCGGGCCTTCATTGCCCCGCCCGGCCACGTCCTCCTCTCCGGCGACTATTCTCAGATAGACCTGCGCGCCCTGGCGCACCTCTCACAGGACGCCCTGCTACTCTCCACATTTGAGCGCGGCGAAGACATTCACACTGCCACCGCAGCCCAGCTCTTCGGCGTGGATTCGAAAGCGGTTACCGCCGACATGCGCCGCCTGGCCAAGACGGTCAATTTCGGCGTTATATACGGCATGAGCGGCTACGGGCTGGAGCAGGCAACCGAGTTTTCCCGTGAGGAGGCCGAGCGCTTCATAGCCGCCTACTTTGATAAATATCCCGGCGTGCGCCGCTATCTCGACGACACCAAGATGGACGCCCGCCGCCAGGGTTACGTGGAGACCGTGCTGGGGCGGCGGCGCTACATACCGGAGATAAACTCCGCCAACCGCATGATACGCGAAGCGGCGGAGCGCATGGCTATCAACATGCCGGTGCAGGGCACCTCGGCGGACATCATCAAAGTGGCCATGCTCAATCTGGAAGAGGAAATGGATTTTAGAAAGCTCGCCAGCAAGCTCATTCTGCAGGTGCACGACGAGCTGATATTCGAGGTGCCCGAGGGCGAGGTCGCCGTAATGCAGGAAATTGTGCCGCGCCTGATGGGCTGCGCCATACAACTCGCCGTGCCGGTGAAGGTGGACGTCAAAATCGGCTGTACCTGGGGCCAGATGGAGTAGCGCTTTTCATGCCCGAACTGCCCGAAGTCGAGACCATCAAGAACGAGCTCGCCCCCCTCGTCACCGGCCGCCGCATTAAATCGGTGGAGTTCCTGTGGGCCAAAAC from Dehalococcoidia bacterium carries:
- the polA gene encoding DNA polymerase I is translated as MPESQKPRLLLIDGNNLVHRAFHALPPLTVRRTGELVNAVYGFSSMLLKVLADQKPTHYAVAFDKKGPTFRHDMFEDYKANRPSTPDELVGQLSRTRELVKDFNIPVYEMDGFEADDMLGALSHQAAQQGIETVILTGDADAMQLVGPHVRVLYPKTMGEAVLMDAEKVKEKYLVPPEMIADLKALKGDPSDNIPGVKGIGEKTAAKLIQQFGGVEDIYNHIDEVTPPRIQDLLRQNEAVARQSKALATIDVKAPVTLDLEGCRVKNFDREKVVALFRDLEFFKLIDRLPLAQSATSGVQGTLMGEAPAAPTPRAEEKKEYRTVITRGELEALAGRLNETKNFAFDVVARAGNPMNAQLVGIAISPSFGEAYYIPLTHAGLEAGPQLAPDEVKRALSPVFENLKIEKSAHNANFATSLLYEYGIDSRRVSFDTMLAAHLLGEQSLELKSLALGRLGVELPVLPTGSGAKQIPVSHLSVQAVSDYACACADAISRLSVTLTAELEKQGLFSLFEDLEMPLVPVLVRMQRNGVMLDSKLLEDMSSRLGDRLTALESEIYKCVGHQFNINSPKQLGPVLFEELHLPTEQKKKGSWSTEAAVLEALRGAHPVVDFILEYRQLNKLKSTYIDALPGLVNPRSGRVHTSFNQMRTATGRLSSSDPNLQNIPVRGELGREIRRAFIAPPGHVLLSGDYSQIDLRALAHLSQDALLLSTFERGEDIHTATAAQLFGVDSKAVTADMRRLAKTVNFGVIYGMSGYGLEQATEFSREEAERFIAAYFDKYPGVRRYLDDTKMDARRQGYVETVLGRRRYIPEINSANRMIREAAERMAINMPVQGTSADIIKVAMLNLEEEMDFRKLASKLILQVHDELIFEVPEGEVAVMQEIVPRLMGCAIQLAVPVKVDVKIGCTWGQME
- a CDS encoding glycerol-3-phosphate acyltransferase; the protein is MIVARFILVALIGYLLGSIPFGLIVSKMQAKVDIRNYGSGRTGGTNVLRTLGRKAFVMVAAGDVLKAAVAVLLAGAIVGDGNLSMGNLNLGRLAAQSLAGLCAIMGHIFPVFAKFKGGRGVATFIGGLAVISPVAALFGGEILIISAGLSGFASLGSITGVVSAYAIMIPLTVIYGVPIEYLYYVLIGALIILIAHRDNIKRLLSGKERKLNQKAASRSGMAA
- the dnaJ gene encoding molecular chaperone DnaJ, with the protein product MAIKRDYYEVLGVSRDASEDDIKKAFRKLAFQYHPDKNARDGASDKFKEASEAYQVLCDPEKRRAYDRFGHAGVDGASRGFEDFGFGGMGGGVGSIFEDFYNFFSDAATTSRTAPVRGGDIQYLLELTFEEAALGVDKELRITRTENCSVCHGSGAKPGTQPVQCPECKGSGRVQRVQQSLFGRFTNIAACPRCGGSGKIVTEACTHCHGSGHERFERSINLTIPAGVDNGMNLQMSGQGNAGERGGMAGNLIVGLQVKPHEFFRREDSNIVYDLKVNFAQAALGADVTIPTLYGDMPLKVPAGSQAGEVFILKGKGIPHFRRSGKGDQLVRLVVATPEKLTKEQKRLFEELADSFEGKKKKKESE
- a CDS encoding ribosome biogenesis GTPase Der, which codes for MDANNQNAPKSETRLPHTRPLVAIVGRQNVGKSTLLNRLAGRRIAIVEDLPGTTRDRLTADVSWLDKEFTVIDTGGVEAKGSSSFTSEINRQVDIAIVEADQILFLVDAKDGLMPSDQDLATLLRPVKERVMLVVNKADNDKLDMAAPEFSRLGLGEPIAISAYHGRGINDLLDALLARLPASPAATAVKPAEGLKIAIVGRPNVGKSMILNRLLGEERVIVSAIPGTTRDAIDTAIDFGGQSVILIDTAGIKRRGRQGGGVDKYSVIRSLEAIDRADIALLVLDAGELVTAQDLHVAGYIQQAFKGVIIVVNKWDLAKTLDKNEVTRCLRANLKFMRYASILYTSAMDGTGISDIMPQAIEVYNQRLKRIGTAELNSTVQQVLAAHTPPHKGMHLLKFFYATQAEVNPPTFVFFVNDAALMHFSYQRYLENQLRRNFGFEGTPLRLIFKTRGEKK
- the argF gene encoding ornithine carbamoyltransferase — its product is MQTKDFLSISDLSSTDLKLLLADAVELKSMGWTTALSNKTLALLFEKPSLRTRVSFEMAMRQLGGQVIYLSPAEVGLGKRESVPDVARVLATYVDVLAARVFSHETLEVLGRYADIPIINALSDREHPCQALADLLTIFENKGDLKGLTLTFIGDGNNVAASLALACALAGMNFNIATPEGYELNSNIMERAQISAENSGSEIETGHDPRLAVRGADVVYTDTWTSMGQEAENTARIKAFTGFQVDSALMSLADPEAIFMHCLPAHRGQEVSDEVIESRASVVFDQAVNRLHAQKAVLAQLLGGTGILQSCR
- a CDS encoding NAD(P)-dependent glycerol-3-phosphate dehydrogenase, with the protein product MAKICVIGTTSWGMTLAILLARRGTDVKLWARTEEEAEKLRSKGPDRHVMGNTAFPPSLSVTSSVKEAMSLASVVIMAVPSQTMRQNMRIIKPYLKTYKLIVSAAKGLEIGSNKRMSQVIADEIDPVYHKNICVISGPNLFREVLDDLPAAAVVAAKNEAVAQKAQKLFSGPNFSVYTNHDMIGVELGGALKNVIALGAGMVDGLGYGDNAKAAFITRGLTEMAAFSVALGASPMTLSGLAGLGDLIATCASNLSRNHQVGMELTRGRPLDEIQASMTGVAEGVATTAAVWDQAKLLNLEMPITEKIYRILYQGAAVCDVIPEILGTSCRHELAGRRWKLFSGRGRHRH